The stretch of DNA AACGAACCCGAATCTAACTATTCGGGTTCGCTGTTTTATAATGTTATGATAATAGGTCTAAAATTTTGCCGTGTTTTCCTCTTCTAAGTGATTGCCAAGAGATTCTCTTTTTGCTTTCATTTCAGCAATTACTTTTGCTCCAAACTCTTTTACCCTTTTAATCATTGCCTCAATTTGCTGTTGATCACGATACTCTGAAATTAACATGGCTTTAGCTTCTTCAAAACCACGTTTGAAAGGAGTAAGACTCATCATTTCCATTAATGGAGTGTGCTTATGGTTGGTTTCCCGTATTCCATTTAAATCATTTCGTCGTAAGAACGTCTCATAATTACCAGTTAGTTCATTAACAGAATCAACTGCGATATCTAAAAATTCACGTAGAAAGTCAGGGTTGTCTTCTGTAATTTCTAAGATCTTAGAAAAATCAACTAATTCTTTATTCATGATCTCATGTGTTGTTTGAGTTTCGGCAAACTCATGTGTTCTATTTAAACATTTAACTATTGTTAAATATAAATCCTGAGGATCAAAAGGTTTAGTAAGATAAGCGTTCATTCCGAGATTATAAACACGGTCTCTTACTTCAACCAAAGCCGCTGCAGAGAGCGCGATTATTGGCAGGGTTTTATATTTCTCATTATCTAAAGAACGTATTTTTGGGGTGGCTTGGTATCCGTCCATTTCTGGCATGAGCAAATCCATCAGAATTATGTCGAAATCTTGTTTTTGAACCATTTCTATGGCTTTTCGTCCATTATTGGCAAAAGCAACCTCAGCATTCCATTTTTTCAAGAATTTTTCAATTACAACTCTGTTGGTCGAATTATCTTCTGCTACCAGTATATTTATTCCATCCAACGATGGTTTTCCGATCGATTCGGCATTAGCAATTGTAGAAAGTGATTGACCTTTATATTTCTTCAATCGTAAAGTAAAGAAGAACGTTGAGCCATTTTCTTTTTCGCTTACTACATTAATTTCGCTATTCATTAATTGCAATAAACGCTTAGTAATGGCTAATCCTAAACCGGTACCACCAAATTTACGTGTAGTTTCGGAGCTGGCTTGAGTAAAGTGTTCGAAAATGTAATCAATTTTATCCGGAGGAATACCGATCCCCGTATCAGTAATGGAGAAATAAAGATCGGCATAGTCGCCTTCCTGTTGCAATTGTTTAACTTTTATGGTTACGCCACCGACATCCGTAAATTTGATTGCATTGCCAATTAAATTGGTTAAAATTTGGGCAATACGCGATGGATCTCCAATAACTAATTTATGGAACGTATCCACAATCTCCATGTCCAAGTTGATCCCTTTCTTGTCAGATTGGTAAAGGAAGGAGTTATAGATATGATCTAACAGATCTTCAAGATTAAACGGAATGTTTTCAAAATCAATAACACTTGACTCAATTTTATTATAGTCTAGTATATCATTGATAAGAGCAAGTAGGTTTTCTGAAGAGAAACGAAGGGTTTCTAGTTTTTCTAATTGCGATTCAAGAGGATTTTCTTCCAATAAAAGATTCGCCATGCCAATAACAGCGTTTAATGGCGTGCGGATCTCATGACTCATAGTCGATAAGAACTGAGATTTTATGTCAGCTGCGTGTTCTGCTTTTTCTTTAGCTTCAATCAGTTCCTGTTCAAATTTTTTAATGTGAGTAATGTTCTTTCCAAACATTGCAGCCCCTATTACCGATTTGTTTTCATCGTAAATAGGATTAAAAGAAGTCTCATAAAACACTTTTTTGCCATCCGCCAAGAACTCATTTTGCTGGGTGAACCGCTCTCCTGTAAAGGTTCGTTGGTATAAAGTTCCCCAGAAATCATAATCTTCAATAGTAAAATTGTTAAGTTCTGAGCGTTTCTGGCTCATATCAACCCTAAATATTTCTTTTAAGCGTTTTCTGAAAGCATTGTTAGCTGTAATTAACTTATGATTCGTATTGATAGACCAAATAGGCTCATCAATATTATCAATCAATGCCATTAGATTTGATTCATTTTGTTTGATCGTTTGCTCAATCTTTTTCTTCTCAGTAATGTCATTGGCAAAACAGATATAGCCCAGTAGGTTTCCGAAGTTGTCTCTTAGTGCACTTATGTTAATCTGTGTAGGAAATTTACTTCCATCTTTTCTAACAAAGTTTAATTCATGTTCACAGTGCATGTTTAGCTTTGCTTTAACTACTAATGCATCCTGCAATGGAACAGGAAAGCCTAATTCGGCTGAAAATTTTGAGGCTAAAGCTTCGCAGTCGCTTAGGTCGCAGAAGTGTTCATATGATTTTGTATCTAATACTTCATCTGCTCGATAACCCAAAATCCTTTCAGCAGCCCTGTTAAATATTTTTATACTATAATGCTGATCAGTAACAATTACTGCATAACCGGCATTATCCAAAATGGCTTTCTGCAGTTGGGCCATTTCATCAATTTTTTGCTCATTGATCTTTTGCTGGGTGGTTTCAATACCGTAAATGGTAATACCCTCAATTTCATTATTAGCAATAATTGGCGTAAACGCATATTGAAAATATTCCTGTTGGCCATTAAATTCCATTGCCAACTCTTCCGAGAAATAGATTCCTCCTAATGCTTTATTGTAAAGATTTCTCCATTTTTCATGATAAACAGTCCCGTTGAGATGAGCAAGCTGATCATAACCTTTTACCGGAACAAAACCATGCGTTTTTTCGAAATATTCGCGGAATTTGTGGTTGGATGTAATAAAACGATATTGGCGGTCAACAGACCATACTAATGCGTCCGTATTTTCCAATAATGCCGTTAAGTTGGCATCCTTTTGTTTTAATTTAGACTCAAGGCGTTTGGTTTCAGTAATATCCTGAATAATTCCAGATAGTTTATAGACTTTACCATTCCGATAAGCCGGCTGTCCGGACACTCTGGTAATAATTTTGCGATTGCGTGCAGTGAAGAATTCAATCTCAATATCAAAAGGTAAACCCGTATGAATGGCTTGCCAACTAGCTTCCACTAATTTGTCCTTACTTCCAGGCGTACTTCTTTTTAATAGCAGATCAGTATCAATTATAACTGAAGGGTCAAGTTCAAAAATTTTATAGGTTTCTTCAGACCATAATGAACGGTTGGTGTCAAGATGAAATTCCCAACTTCCCAGATGAGCGATACTTTGTGAAATACGTAGGAATTCCTCGCTTTTCTTTAAACCTTTTTCCTGTAGATTGCGAATGGAATCAATATGATTTAATTGATGTGCAGCCATAATGATGGCAACAACTGAAAGGATGATTACAGAGGTGCTTATTATAATAATGCTGATCCCGTAGGGAAGGAAATTGTAAAAATTGCTGGCAAATCGTAGTAATAACAGAAAGATAGGAATCAAAACAGCATTGGGAATCAATCGCCGGGCAACTTTGCCCCCTTGCAACTCTGAAGAAATAATGCTTACAAAACCTCTGTCTGGATATACAAACAAATACCCTAATCCTAATGCAGTAATCAGAACCGAGGTATGCAACGCCATTGGTGCAAAATATAACAGTTTTAAAAAGCTATTAAATTGAAACACGAAACCCAACAAACGGGTACTGCCAATAATAATAACTATGGAAAGCAATGTTTGAACCGCCGCAGTATACTTATTATAGTATAACATTGGTATTGAAAAAAGGAAAATCAGGAGACAGGTTAAACTAGCAGGCGACATTAATGATGAATCAGCACCTGATAATGTGGATGTTTTGCTAAGTAAATAATTGTTTAATTGTGGCTGGGCATTATAATATTGATAAATAATATAAACGCAAACTCCCGCGATAACCAATAAGTTAGCAGTTACTAATAATCGGTATGTTCTTGTATGGGGTAAGGGCTGAGTTAGAATTAATAAAATTGCGCCCAATGAAATTAACCCAATTGCTGTACTGGGTTTCATGGGGGCATAATCAGTAATTACCGATCTGAGTATTTCTATATCGAACAGCCAGCCCCAAATACAAAGTATGGGTAATAGGATCGATGCTAATGCTACCAGCTTAGCGAAGTTGACAAATTTGGTTTTAGCGTTGATTATGTTTGGTTCCATCTGCGTTGCTTACGATAAATTTAGAGCTTAGAGAGCGAAGTAAGTAGCAAGATGGCTAATATATATAAAAAAAAAGTGAATTATTGGTCTAATTCATTGAAAATAATAGAAGTAGCGTTGATATTTTGTTTTACATAATTACCCGATGCTAAGGCTGCGTCTGCTAATTTTTCAGGATTTTGAGAAAGAGCGCTGAAAATGAAATTTAACTCATCGAAATTAGCAATTGGGAAGCCTCCACCTGCTTTAATTAATTCCCCTGCTTCCATGAACTTCTTATAATTTGGGCCAAAAATTACGGGCAAGCTGAACGCTGCAGGCTCAAGGGTGTTGTGAATGCCAGACTTGCTAAACCCTCCGCCAATATAAGAGATGGTTCCATACTGATATAAAGATGTAAGCATTCCAATGTTGTCAATTACCACAATTTTACCTGCTGTATTACTTGGATTTTCTTTTAATTCGGAGAAACGAATTGCATTATTGCCTAGGTTGTTCATAATGTTATCCACATGAGACTTATCAACTTCGTGGGGGGCCAGGATTAATTTCCAATCATCGTTTAAAGTAGCTGACAGCTTATTTAAGAGCGTCTCATCTTCTGGCCAGGTACTGCCTGCAATTAAAACCTTTTTGTTGCCAATGAATGACTCAATTAATTCTATTTTCTTAGGTTGAAGACTGTTTTCATACACACGGTCAAAACGAGTATCGCCGCTGATGGTCCAGTTGGTAAAACCAATCTGCGTAAGCAACTCTCCTGATTCTTTATTTTGCACAAAGAAATGTGATACACATCTCAACATGTTTCGGTTAAAAGCGCCATACCATTTAAAAAAGATTTGATCAGGACGAAAAATGGCTGAGATCATGTATAATGGAATATTACGCTGTTTTAAGGCAACAAAGTAATGATACCAGTATTCATACTTAGTGAAAAAAGCTTCTTTCGGTTTTACAATGTCTAAAAATCTAACTGCATTTCCCTTGGTATCCAGTGGTAAATAAAAGATATAATCGGCTCCGGTATAATTTTTACGAACCTCATACCCCGAAGGCGAAAAGAAAGTCATCACGATGGCCAGGTGAGGTTTATCTTCTTTAAGTTTCTCTAAAACAGGTCTTCCCTGTTCAAATTCACCCAAAGAAGCGAAATGAAACCAAACCCGGTCTCTTGTTTCATTTTTTAGAGCATTCTCCAATCTTAAAAATAGATCTTTTCTTCCAGCTCTGAATAATTTCGCCTTCTCATTAAACGTTGAGAAGATAGTAACAAGCCCGCTGTATACACGGATAGATAAATTATAGAATAAAACCATTGGCAACAAAGGTAATTAGTTTATCCCATAACTGTTTACCTGCATTTAATAACTAAAAATTAGTTAGTGTTACTGGAAACTTAATACTTATAAATCAGAACAAATGAACTCATTTAGGTATATTCGCACCCGAATAGTACATATTACTAAAAACAATACAATCAAACCATATTGTTTATTTCTGTTATCAGAATAACAAAAAATACATAGAATCTAAAAATGAAAATCGCAGTTATAGGAACAGGATATGTTGGATTAGTAACCGGAACATGCCTAGCAGAAACAGGAAATAATGTGATATGTGTTGATATTGATGCTGAAAAAGTGGCTAAGATGCAACAAAGTATCGTTCCATTTTATGAGCCTGATCTCGAAAGCTTGTTTAAAAGAAATATTGCTAACAGGACATTAACATTTACAACCAATCTTGCTGAGGCTGTTAAAGAATCGTTGATTATTATTTTGGCACTTCCTACGCCACCAAGTGAGGATGGATCGGCTGATCTTTCTTATGTTCTAAATACTGCAAAAGCGATCGGTCCTATGATTGATGAATACAAGATCATCGTTAACAAAAGTACGGTTCCGGTTGGTACTGCTGATAAAGTAAGGGAAGCAATCGCTTCTTTTGCTCGTTATGAATTTGATGTAGTGTCTAATCCTGAGTTTCTGAGGGAGGGAGTAGCTGTCAATGATTTCATGAAACCTAGTCGTGTAATTGTAGGAACACGTTCTGAGAAGGTTAAGAAAGTATTTACTGAATTATATGCTCCATATATGCGTCAGGGCGAGCGTCTTATATTTATGGACGAACGCAGTGCTGAAATAACAAAGTATGCTGCTAATGCATTTCTTGCCACTAAAATTTCTTTCATGAATGAAATGGCCGGGTTATGTGAGATCTTAGGTGCAGATATTGAGCAAGTTCGTCGCGGAATAGGTACAGATGATCGTATTGGTAAACAATTCCTATATGCAGGTATTGGTTATGGGGGAAGTTGTTTTCCGAAAGATGTTCAGGCTTTAGCAAGAACTGCAACTGAAATAGGTGGTGATTTTAAAATCGTTGATGCTGTAATGAAAACTAACTATGCGCAGCGTGAGAAATTTCTTGATAAAGTAATTAACTATTTCAGTGCTGATTTAAAAGGTAAGAAAATAGCCTTCTGGGGATTAGCTTTTAAACCGGAAACAGATGATTTACGCGAGGCTCCATCCTTATATCTTATAAATGAATTGTTGGCTGAAGGAGTGAAGATAATCGCATATGACCCTGTTGCTATGGAGAATACAGAGCGTTTGTTGGGTGATAGGATTACTTACGCAAAGAATCAATATGAAGTGCTGGAAGATGCAGATGCATTGGTTATTGTAACGGAATGGAAAAACTTCCGTAACCCAGACTTTGATTTGATGATTGAAAAGATGAAGAAGAAGGTGATTTTTGATGGTAGAAACTTGTATAATCTTGAAAGAATGCAAGAATTAGGTTTCTATTATAATAGCATTGGTCGTGATATTGTTCAATCTAAATAATCTACTATATAAAAATGTCCAAATCTAAAGTTTTAATCACCGGAGGCACTGGTTACATAGGCTCTCATACAGTTGTTGAGTTAATTAATGCGGGATATGAGGCCGTTATTGTTGATAATCTAAGTAATTCTGAAAGATTTATCCTCGATCGTATTGAACAGATTACAAGGGTAAAGCCTACCTTTTATCAAATCGACCTTTGTGATAAGGCAAAAGTTGAAGAACTTTTCTCAACAGAAAAAGATATTGATGCCGTTATTCATTTTGCTGCATTTAAAGCAGTAGGAGAGTCGGTAAAGGAACCATTAAAGTATTTTCTGAACAATAATCTTTCGTTGATCAATTTATTGGAAGTAATGAAAGCAAAGGCAGTAAATAATATTGTGTTTTCCTCATCGGCTACTGTATATGG from Solitalea canadensis DSM 3403 encodes:
- a CDS encoding UDP-glucose dehydrogenase family protein, with product MKIAVIGTGYVGLVTGTCLAETGNNVICVDIDAEKVAKMQQSIVPFYEPDLESLFKRNIANRTLTFTTNLAEAVKESLIIILALPTPPSEDGSADLSYVLNTAKAIGPMIDEYKIIVNKSTVPVGTADKVREAIASFARYEFDVVSNPEFLREGVAVNDFMKPSRVIVGTRSEKVKKVFTELYAPYMRQGERLIFMDERSAEITKYAANAFLATKISFMNEMAGLCEILGADIEQVRRGIGTDDRIGKQFLYAGIGYGGSCFPKDVQALARTATEIGGDFKIVDAVMKTNYAQREKFLDKVINYFSADLKGKKIAFWGLAFKPETDDLREAPSLYLINELLAEGVKIIAYDPVAMENTERLLGDRITYAKNQYEVLEDADALVIVTEWKNFRNPDFDLMIEKMKKKVIFDGRNLYNLERMQELGFYYNSIGRDIVQSK
- a CDS encoding PAS domain-containing hybrid sensor histidine kinase/response regulator, translated to MEPNIINAKTKFVNFAKLVALASILLPILCIWGWLFDIEILRSVITDYAPMKPSTAIGLISLGAILLILTQPLPHTRTYRLLVTANLLVIAGVCVYIIYQYYNAQPQLNNYLLSKTSTLSGADSSLMSPASLTCLLIFLFSIPMLYYNKYTAAVQTLLSIVIIIGSTRLLGFVFQFNSFLKLLYFAPMALHTSVLITALGLGYLFVYPDRGFVSIISSELQGGKVARRLIPNAVLIPIFLLLLRFASNFYNFLPYGISIIIISTSVIILSVVAIIMAAHQLNHIDSIRNLQEKGLKKSEEFLRISQSIAHLGSWEFHLDTNRSLWSEETYKIFELDPSVIIDTDLLLKRSTPGSKDKLVEASWQAIHTGLPFDIEIEFFTARNRKIITRVSGQPAYRNGKVYKLSGIIQDITETKRLESKLKQKDANLTALLENTDALVWSVDRQYRFITSNHKFREYFEKTHGFVPVKGYDQLAHLNGTVYHEKWRNLYNKALGGIYFSEELAMEFNGQQEYFQYAFTPIIANNEIEGITIYGIETTQQKINEQKIDEMAQLQKAILDNAGYAVIVTDQHYSIKIFNRAAERILGYRADEVLDTKSYEHFCDLSDCEALASKFSAELGFPVPLQDALVVKAKLNMHCEHELNFVRKDGSKFPTQINISALRDNFGNLLGYICFANDITEKKKIEQTIKQNESNLMALIDNIDEPIWSINTNHKLITANNAFRKRLKEIFRVDMSQKRSELNNFTIEDYDFWGTLYQRTFTGERFTQQNEFLADGKKVFYETSFNPIYDENKSVIGAAMFGKNITHIKKFEQELIEAKEKAEHAADIKSQFLSTMSHEIRTPLNAVIGMANLLLEENPLESQLEKLETLRFSSENLLALINDILDYNKIESSVIDFENIPFNLEDLLDHIYNSFLYQSDKKGINLDMEIVDTFHKLVIGDPSRIAQILTNLIGNAIKFTDVGGVTIKVKQLQQEGDYADLYFSITDTGIGIPPDKIDYIFEHFTQASSETTRKFGGTGLGLAITKRLLQLMNSEINVVSEKENGSTFFFTLRLKKYKGQSLSTIANAESIGKPSLDGINILVAEDNSTNRVVIEKFLKKWNAEVAFANNGRKAIEMVQKQDFDIILMDLLMPEMDGYQATPKIRSLDNEKYKTLPIIALSAAALVEVRDRVYNLGMNAYLTKPFDPQDLYLTIVKCLNRTHEFAETQTTHEIMNKELVDFSKILEITEDNPDFLREFLDIAVDSVNELTGNYETFLRRNDLNGIRETNHKHTPLMEMMSLTPFKRGFEEAKAMLISEYRDQQQIEAMIKRVKEFGAKVIAEMKAKRESLGNHLEEENTAKF
- a CDS encoding 3-deoxy-D-manno-octulosonic acid transferase encodes the protein MVLFYNLSIRVYSGLVTIFSTFNEKAKLFRAGRKDLFLRLENALKNETRDRVWFHFASLGEFEQGRPVLEKLKEDKPHLAIVMTFFSPSGYEVRKNYTGADYIFYLPLDTKGNAVRFLDIVKPKEAFFTKYEYWYHYFVALKQRNIPLYMISAIFRPDQIFFKWYGAFNRNMLRCVSHFFVQNKESGELLTQIGFTNWTISGDTRFDRVYENSLQPKKIELIESFIGNKKVLIAGSTWPEDETLLNKLSATLNDDWKLILAPHEVDKSHVDNIMNNLGNNAIRFSELKENPSNTAGKIVVIDNIGMLTSLYQYGTISYIGGGFSKSGIHNTLEPAAFSLPVIFGPNYKKFMEAGELIKAGGGFPIANFDELNFIFSALSQNPEKLADAALASGNYVKQNINATSIIFNELDQ